The Gossypium hirsutum isolate 1008001.06 chromosome A13, Gossypium_hirsutum_v2.1, whole genome shotgun sequence nucleotide sequence ttttttaaacccgacatcatcatcatcatcatcaatattatttaaaaaaaaaagaaaaaaaaacagctaTACGGAAGCTAAAAAACGAATAACATAAAAAATGAGCCTTGCAGCTACCTGTTcatccaaataaataaataaaggaaaataatttCTCCTAACCtgggaaattttattttaatttaatcgtCGTGTAATCTTTTGTTTCCATTATTTTCGTTTATAAgcgttttttaattttttttcatgtttaataaataaataaatttgttttgatttattcGATCTCTGTAATTTCATCCATGACTGGAGAAGATCACAAATTCTTGTGGAAAATCCGCTTTTAGCATTTGTTTTGTTTGGTTGTGAATGGAAAGATAATCGGGGCCGGAATAAGGAAAGGTCAAACatcagttttattttttttttcctgaATTTCCATTTCGGTCAAAGAAGAAAAATGTTGTATTTGAAGCAGCCAAGCTCCATTATTTGCAGGTACGATTGTTGTTTGCCAAGAGCAAGGTAATTTTTGGAACAAGTTATGGAAATTTCTTTCAACGGAAACGAAGAATAATAGAATTTCCGTCGTTAGTGCATGCTAATCTGATAAATTCCCTGAGCCTGGGGCTCGGGGAGATCTGAAGCAAGAGATTGAAAACGGACACCGAAGAAGCTTATCATGGAACCAATTGCAGCAGAAAATAATAGTGATAACATTAACAACAAGGAGAGCTCCTTCCAATTTCAAACGTCTACCTATATGCAGAAATTCAGACTCTATGAAACTTTATCGgtaattttttatcctttttattatttttattatttgcttTGATCTCATTGTGATCTCATTGAATTTTGTTCTTagtaacttaaattttttatgtaattttactGAAAATAGCGTTGTTTTAATGTTGAATTATCAAATTAATGGCTGAACTTTGTTCTGAATAAATTGCATTGTGATTTTTCTTTCATCAGAATTTTTATATGATTGGAAGGAATAAGAGTAGAACTTATTGGAGAGTATTAAAAATTGACCGGCTTGATCCTTCCGAGCTGAACATTCGTGAAGATTCTACCATTTATACTGAGAGTGAATGTTCTGAGTTGCTGAGGCGAGTACATGATGGAAATATATCCACTGGGGGATTGAAATTTGTTACTACTTGTTATGGAATTGTTGGTATGGGTGGTGTAATTTTGTCATTAATTTTTAGAGGACTAATTCATGTTATGTAAATGcttatctaattatttatttttcttttgtgttttaggatttattaaatttttgggaCCTTACTACATGCTGCTTATTACGAAACGAAGACGGATTGGTGTGATTTGTGGTCACAATGTATATGCGGTTTTGAAGAGTGAGATGATTCCCCTCCCAAATTCGACTGTTAACTTGAGTATAAATGACAAGAATGAGATCAGGTCTGCTTCTATTCTATGAGCATTATGCTTTGTCTGCTGCTTGGAAGTCATGAAAATTATGTTGATGATGTTCTTTTCTTGTCTTTCTTTATGTTCATTGTTTAAGCTAAGTGTTTTTCTTCTATGCATTTCATGCATGTATATGTTTTAATTTGTATTAAttgtttttttcattatttagatACAAGAAGCTCCTGTGCTCAGTGGATCTTACAAAGGACTTCTTCTTTAGCTATTCATACCATGTTATGCGTAGTCTTCAAAAGAACTTGTGCAATAATGACCCAGACCAAGTTATTTATGAGACCATGTTTGTTTGGAATGAGTTCTTGACTCAAGGGATCCGCAAGCACCTCAAGAATACTTTATGGACAGTTGCATTGGTGTATGGCTTCTTTAAGCAGGTTAAGGATGCTGCTGATTTGAAATTATAATttgcaaatttttatttctgtttctgttgTGCTCCTTAAATGGATGGTTGCTTCAATGTTTGACATTGAACTATGTGAATGTAGACAACACTTTCTGTATCTGGACGGGATTTGAAACTTATACTCATTGCAAGGCGATCCCGACACTATGCAGGTACCAGGTAAGAGTTATCTGCCATTAGAGGGAAAAAAAAGAGCTTAGTTTTGCTAGTGCAGTGCTATGAAGATGAAATAAACTTAGTTACCCTTATTCTGTAATATAGTTTTGGGAGGTTAAGGGTTTGAATTTATTGTCTTCATGCGCAACTGAATTGCATTTAGGTATTTGAAACGAGGAGTAAATGAAAAAGGCAGAGTAGCTAATGATGTTGAGACAGAGCAGATTGTCTTTGAGGATGTCTCTGATGGGCTTCCCACACAAATAACTTCAATTGTCCAGAATAGAGGCTCAATCCCACTCTTTTGGTCACAAGAAACTTCACGATTGAATATTAAACCAGATATTATATGTATGTGCTTGTAATCTATGAGAGTACTTCAAGTATTACTGCAGGCATGCTTCCTTTGCTAGGAAAAAAACACTGATCCTTTTCTCTTTTTCCAGTGTCAAAGAAGGACCAAAATTATGAAGCAACTAGACTTCATTTTGAAAATCTTGTTGAGAGATACGGCAATcctataattattttgaatttgattaaGGTTAGTTTTCATAATATAACCTTGTATCGTCTTAAGGTCTTTCGGCAGCATGCCTTAGTTCCTTTATAAATCAGTCTATTCCATCcctttaaaattatttcattctTTCACAAAATTGctaaatttcataaagaaattgcATGTGGCAGAAAATCTTCAAATAGTACCATTTCTACAAGGACAAAGAAGGCCACTTGGGCTTGGGAGTTTATTGATGTAGATATGATATGAGTTATGATTGATTTGATAGTAAGATTCTATGTAATTGCTTTTGTGCGATGAGCAGACACAAGAAAAGAAGCCTCGAGAGTCAATACTTCGTCAAGAATTTGCGCATGTGATTGATTTTATCAATAAAGATATGTCAGAAGAGACTTGTTTGAGGTTCCTTCATTGGGATCTACACAAACATTTTCGGAGGTATATGTCCTAATCCTTTTATTCTCCACGGGAACTTGCATGTATTTTTACTTACTTTTCTTATTCTTCCATTTCTGTTTGCTCTTTGGTATTActcatttttattttgagttttccTAACCAGCTGAAAAACTTATATTTTTGTTCCTTCCAGCCAAGCGACAAATGTTTTGCTACTTTTGGGTAAGGTGGCTGCATATGCATTAACACTAACAGGTTTCTTTTATTGCCGGGTGACGTCGACCTTGAGACCTGACGAGTGTACGGCTTGGCCTTCCTCTGAGTATGCTTTTCATTTTTACTAACTTCCATTTTTGTATAAGAAATGTTTGGAAATATGGTTGTAATTAGCTTTCTAGTTATGATTCTTTTGATGTGGGAAAATAACTTGACTGAAAAGAGCATGTAGTCCAGATAGCAAATACAATCTCTCTCTCAGTTAAGtagttatattttttaaaccCCGTCATGAGTTAGTATTTCAAATTGTCAGGTCTTAGATTCTTGTATTAGGTAAATACTTGGTTTTATGAATTACTTATGGCTTTTTTATCTTACAGTAATGGtgagaattatttatttatttatttgtgtttttcttttttgctatGTTTTGAATATGGATTTTGATTCTCATAATATGAGCAGGAATATTGATGATGGTGACATGTCACCCCCAAAATACTGTGACAATGTTAACGAGGGTGCTGACAGATTGGAGGGGAATCATTCTGGTGATAATAATACTGCTAATGGAAATCATTCTGTCAAGCCTCCCACTTTCCAAAGAGGTGTGCTTAGGACCAACTGCATAGATTGTCTGGATCGGACTAATGTTGCGCAATATGCATATGGATTGGCTGCTCTTGGATATCAGCTTAATACTTTAGGGGTTAAAGATACCCCGAAGATAGACCTTGACGATCCTTTGGCAGATGAATTAATGGTTTTTTATGAGAGAATGGGTGACACACTTGCACACCAATACAGTGGTTCTGCAGCTCACAATAAGGTAATTCCAACTTCTGGTGCTATTTGCAACCACATACATTCTCCAAAGGTTGGAATAGGAGAGGCTTCTTTAGTTGCTGTATCTTTGGTttgcatttttctttctttctttttcttttcttggttGAATCTGGCATTGCCAAATATTCATGGTTCATTTGGAATTTAATGTCATTGATGTAAGCTGCTTTACAAATAATGGTTAATTTATTCAGGAATCACATTATTGACAAATTTTGGTAGAAAATAACATTGGCTCTTTTGCTAGAGTTCAAAGCGCCTCGCATGCATTCTATGCTCCATGATTTTCTCTGTCTGATTTGACAGCGAGAAATTATTGTAGGCATGGTCTAACTTCacttattttgaaataataaaaagtaaaaatcaaaAACCATTGAGAATTTTATGTGGTTGTTATATCTGCACTTGAGAAGTGATGGTCAATGGATGATGGGAAGAAATAGTAATTGCATTGGTTGTTAAGACACTCATTCTGGTATCAGAATTTAGTTCTAATACAATccttagttttcttttctttttctatgcaGGTATTCTCTGAGAGACGGGGTCAGTGGAGAGCAGCAACCCAGTCCCAGGAGTTCTTTAGAACTCTTCAACGATATTATAGCAATGCATATATGGATGCACAGAAACAAGATGCAATTAATTTGTAAGTTACAATCTTTGTTGTATTACTTCTTAGGTGAAAATCGATGGCTGCCTTAGCACTGAATGATATTTGAGTATCATGTTCTACAAACTGGAAGTCTGCATGAAATTTGCCTGTTTTGGGTTAATACATCCTACCGCAATGGAATAAAAGACTTACATTATTTGGTTTGGAGTTTAGTCAATTTGACATTTCAGTTGCAACTTTTTTCCTAATTCTTTTCTAAAGTATGTGCTATTAATAAGATCTTAAGCAAAATTTGTATAATTCCTCTTGCAGATTCCTTGGGAATTTCCAACCCCAGCCTGGAAAACCTGCTCTTTGGGAATTGGATTCAAATCAGCATTACGGGTAAGAAATTGGGATACAATTGTGGATGAAGATGGAAGGtggctttatttttaaaaaatcttgaAATGTATTCATTGAGGCATGAAGTGTGACCACAGACATCATTCATTGTTCCTGGGATTATGCATCTTACTGTTTCTATTT carries:
- the LOC107893377 gene encoding phosphoinositide phosphatase SAC3, giving the protein MEPIAAENNSDNINNKESSFQFQTSTYMQKFRLYETLSNFYMIGRNKSRTYWRVLKIDRLDPSELNIREDSTIYTESECSELLRRVHDGNISTGGLKFVTTCYGIVGFIKFLGPYYMLLITKRRRIGVICGHNVYAVLKSEMIPLPNSTVNLSINDKNEIRYKKLLCSVDLTKDFFFSYSYHVMRSLQKNLCNNDPDQVIYETMFVWNEFLTQGIRKHLKNTLWTVALVYGFFKQTTLSVSGRDLKLILIARRSRHYAGTRYLKRGVNEKGRVANDVETEQIVFEDVSDGLPTQITSIVQNRGSIPLFWSQETSRLNIKPDIILSKKDQNYEATRLHFENLVERYGNPIIILNLIKTQEKKPRESILRQEFAHVIDFINKDMSEETCLRFLHWDLHKHFRSQATNVLLLLGKVAAYALTLTGFFYCRVTSTLRPDECTAWPSSENIDDGDMSPPKYCDNVNEGADRLEGNHSGDNNTANGNHSVKPPTFQRGVLRTNCIDCLDRTNVAQYAYGLAALGYQLNTLGVKDTPKIDLDDPLADELMVFYERMGDTLAHQYSGSAAHNKVFSERRGQWRAATQSQEFFRTLQRYYSNAYMDAQKQDAINLFLGNFQPQPGKPALWELDSNQHYGSFFPRSLSDGNILRQSESPMSARNDKQEKLTNSTLPNRSQGASNGHSESSPEISTCGRKISYSRYTPSMPQRQLFGQVQIDRSLGSDNVCSEHGDGFSCSNFVDIDWLSSAGNSCDGEPFERSLVLTSSLVDGRSSENVVNGILGETTPSTCENGSSMKETQQKATELSFADMPNSNIPEQFSDSFVQWVNGGQMLCH